From the Salvelinus alpinus chromosome 12, SLU_Salpinus.1, whole genome shotgun sequence genome, the window agaaggagaggggtgttAACTTAAGTCTACAATGGTTTTCCTACTCCTTGAGCCAGACAAAGACTTTACCAGATGCTGTATCATAGCTGTAGCAGGAATGCTACCACTGACCAGGGCTTTTGGGTGAAGTGCATTGCTGATGCAGTTTCTCCTCAGATCAATCTCCTTTCTCTTAGGCTGGATCCCACCCTCACACCGGTCGCCTGGAATCTTCCGGTAGCTTTAGGATGGAGAGCAGAAGAGACGGTGAaaaatggaaggagagagagggattttGTTTTTAGTTGTGGTGAGGTGAGTTCCTTACCCGCTGGTCTGCAGCTGTTCTGTGGTGCCATGAAGACAGAACTCCAGAACATGGCCCTTCAGGTCTGCCTGCTCCACACACTCAGAACTGTTCTCTGCACGGTAGTACCCATAGTcactacaacagacagagacagagagacagagagagagagaaagatgcatATGTCAGTTGTTTGCTTGAACACaaggagagatagacagagaggtgaTGGTGAAAGATGGATAAGATGGGGAagcgggatacctagtcagttgcacaactgaattgcattcaaccgaaatgtcttCCAGATTTAACCCGACCCCTCTGAATGGGTGAGGGGAGGAAAGGGAGTCAAATaaaaggtaaagagagagtgagtagTAACATAGACGGGAAGGTTTATGAGGTGCGGACCACTGGTAGTCGTCCAGTGTGCAGGGGCAGGGGGTGGGCTGGGTGGTGATGACATAATCACGTCCGTTCCAGCAGACAGAATCTTTCCTCAGCCGCAGGAAACGCTCCTTATATCCCAGAATGCATCCGTCATTGGGGTTGTTGAGGTCATCAGAGTGCGCCAACCACTGAACATAGTCTCCTTCCCCACCTGCAGGGGTACATGGAGACCAGTAAGCACAGGCACAAACGCaatcacaagcacacacacacacacacacacacacacacacacacacacacacacacacacacacacacacacacacacacacacacacacacacacacacacacacacacacacagtccactcACAGTCTCTGGAGAGTAGCTGTTTGAAGTCAATAGTAACAGAGACCCAGTAGTGACTGAGGGGACCCTGCAGGCCCACTCTGTACCCCCACAGGCTGAGGTTCATGGAGTGGGCTCCAGGCTCCAATGCCAGCCCTGTGAAATACAGCGGCTCACTGGTGAAGTTATACACATGCCAACACTGGCCTTCGTCTGTGGAAAACCTgcaggggagatggaggaggagggggaaaagGCCTCTTAGCATCATTATCAAACACAACCTGAGTGCAAAGATTTGAAAtggcaggacctcctccatttctgtctgtctctctctctttcactcacttgATCTGGTTGACGGGTGCAGATGTGTGTTCGACAGCCACCAAAAGGCCTCCAGAGTCTAGGATGGCGTAGTGGTGGGGTCCGGTTAGCGCTCTCAGCCAGGAGTAGCCTCCATCATCAGACACATACACATCAGGAGACAGCACAGACGCTGGGTCACCCACACTacctggagacagagaaagagagggagaggggagtgaAGGAATAGGGATATGAATGTTCCATTATTCTAGTGCTCCATAGGGTGGgcctgtgtttgtgttctttttGGGCTCAGTGTAGATGTTCCAAGGTGGCAAAGATCCAGATGGATATTGTCATTTATTGGTGTAGTAACAAACCTCCACCTCACAACCCATGCAACCCCAAACTGATCCGTCTGTTCACACTTCTCTTGCtggcagagagaaaatgttgctgttttaaagctcttttcctgcaattctacacattttgccatgtcttgtGTGTTCATATGATACTGGAGTGACTCAACAAAATCAATGGAGGCCCCTGGGCATGTAATCTGGCTATGATAACTACACTATTTAGATAGGTAAGCTGGGCTAACCAGCTACCAAGCTAACAGGTGCTAGTGCCAGGGTTATTtgactcttaccctacgaggtccagagcctgctggttttctgttctacctgataattaattgcacccatctGGTGTGCCAGgtgtaaatcagtccctgattagaggggaataatGAAGTGGAACTGTCTTTGagatccagagttgagtttgagggggcTAGTTGATaaactggacatttctgacattgaATGACATAACTGCCCATGCACTTCCACATTTCTAAATTCCACCTTGTACAATCTACTATTACAACTCTCAACAGCAGTAAAAATGAACCCCATTCTGGGTCTGGATCCAGACCGAAATATTGAGTATGGCtggtgtatactgtgtgtgtgttaccatgaGCCAGAATGAGGCCTATAGCGTTGAACTGTGTGAGGGGCAGCAGAGGGACGTTCATCTTCATAGAGATGCTGTATAAGGCGTGGATGTGCAGGCTGCACTGTAGACACACAGGGTGGGTAAGGGACAAGGACAAAACACTCATGAAATACAAAGCTTACATACAGTATTGCTAAAGCACACATATATAATcacagggttgtgtgtgtgtgtgtgtgtgtctcactcggTCCGGGCGGTTGGTGGCGGTCTCAGTGTCACAGCGGCTGTTTCGAGGCCGTTGTACCGGCCGCCACTCCCCCCCCTGGTCAAACGACACCACAGTCTCCACTGAGCCGTCTACAGAGGGAGTGGAGGGGGTCAGACTGTATAGAAAAACACTTCAAAACGGTGCGTCTCTGTGTCCGTGTGTGGCAGTGTAGACCCACCCTCTGTGAGTACGCTGGTCATGTAGACACCCCTGAGCGAGGTGACGTTGGTGAAATCAGTGTCGCCCCCTGTGGCCGTGTAGAGGTGGCGCTCCAGAGACTTGGAGTAGAGCGTCCCTCTGTCATCTGATATGTAGATGGTCCCTATGCCAGTGTCTGTCACAATGTGTCACTAAGTAAATAAAGCTTCATAAACCATCTATTGTCATGTGGACGAAAGCTTCATCTGGGAGGATAGCAAGGGACAAGTGAGATCTTAACAAAGACACACATCTAAGAAAGAATCTTAATCCATAATTGTGTGTTCTGACTGACCTCCAGGTTCGTCTACGTGCATGAACACCATGTCGTCGCTGGCTGCCAATATGGAGTAGAACTGCTCATGGCCAACAGTAGGGAGCTGAGCCATGTTCCACACATCACCACCATCTACCGACACATGGATCATACGCTGGGTAccctgaggaacacacacacattataacacACGCAGACTTTACTGTGGAAACGCACATACtaacgtaacacacacacacacaccgagccaGTCATGATGGAGGCGAAGACAAAGCGTCCTCCCAGTACGAAGGAGTAGATCTTGCTGGCGATGGTCTTGATGTTCTTGCCATAGTCTAGAGACCTCTTCAGCTCCAACATGCCCTTATCATctgaagaggggagagggaaagagacgagTCAAAACACGTATGATTGTTATCAGTACAAAGTTTGAGATTTTTTGCTCATCTATATACACCATATATACAAaatatgtggacactccttcaaattagtggatttggctatttcagccacacccgttgaggacaggtgtataaaatcgagcgcacagatatgcaatctccatagacaaacattggcagtagaatggccttactgaagaactcaatgactttcaacgtggcaccgtcataggatgccacctttccaacaagtcggtTCATCAAATTTCGGCcccgctagagctgccctggtgaactacaagctcacagaatgggatcgCTGAAAATCATCTGtcatcggttgcaacactcactaccgagttccaaactgcctctggaagaaacgtCTGCACAATAAcggtttgtcgggagcttcatgaaatgggtttccatggctgagcagccacacacaaggtcaccatgctcaatgccaagagtaggctggagtggtgtaaaacccgctctggagcagtggaaacacgttctctggagtgatgaatcacgcttcaccatctagcagtccgaTGGAAgtatctgggtttggtggatgccaggagaacgctacctgcccaaatgcatagtgccaactgtaaagtttggaggaggaataatggtctggggctatttttcatggttcgggctaggccccttagttccagtgaagggaaatcttaacgctacagcattcaatgacattctagacgattctgtgcttccaactttgtttcagcatgaaaattcccctgtgcacaaagcgagttccatacagaaatggtttgtcgagattggtgtggaagaacttgactggcctgcacagagccctgacctcaactccatcgaacacctttggaatgaattggaacgccaactgcgagccaggcctaatcgcccaacatcagtgcccaacctcacaaatgctcttgtggctgaatggaagcaagtccccgtagcaatgttccaacatctagtggaaatccttcccagaagaatgaaggctattatagcagcagaggggggacc encodes:
- the LOC139535729 gene encoding sortilin-like; this translates as MTPLYSIAVVWLFTYALCEDFCKKANFFGGAHTTFVKTPRPRDSPVLSGHNLNKRSTDPDGETCKSLTGFESTLKNNTHTYAFNDLSGSVSLAWVGDGTGVLLVLTTFQVPVFMIRLGQSKLYRSEDYGKTFQDVTHLINNTFVQTEFGIAIGPDNSGRVIMTGDVSEGGGSRIFRSLDYGHSFSPADLPFFPLIQTLYNPNDSNVLLTLSITLELWLSEDFGSTWRKIHDSVCLVRWGPEDSIYFTTNSNGSCNDKGMLELKRSLDYGKNIKTIASKIYSFVLGGRFVFASIMTGSGTQRMIHVSVDGGDVWNMAQLPTVGHEQFYSILAASDDMVFMHVDEPGDTGIGTIYISDDRGTLYSKSLERHLYTATGGDTDFTNVTSLRGVYMTSVLTEDGSVETVVSFDQGGEWRPVQRPRNSRCDTETATNRPDRCSLHIHALYSISMKMNVPLLPLTQFNAIGLILAHGSVGDPASVLSPDVYVSDDGGYSWLRALTGPHHYAILDSGGLLVAVEHTSAPVNQIKFSTDEGQCWHVYNFTSEPLYFTGLALEPGAHSMNLSLWGYRVGLQGPLSHYWVSVTIDFKQLLSRDCGEGDYVQWLAHSDDLNNPNDGCILGYKERFLRLRKDSVCWNGRDYVITTQPTPCPCTLDDYQCDYGYYRAENSSECVEQADLKGHVLEFCLHGTTEQLQTSGYRKIPGDRCEGGIQPKRKEIDLRRNCISNALHPKALTEANLLSSASIVVVVMVILLISAATGVMLVKKYVCGGRFLVHRYSVLQQHAEANGIEGVDELDTHTTEMGKTHYHEDSDEDLLE